The following nucleotide sequence is from Cercospora beticola chromosome 2, complete sequence.
GAATTAATTATGATGGCGAGACGCGTTTAATCGTACCTGCGAGCCTCATATTAGCACCGCGCATTTATGCTGGGTCACGAGCATAGGAAGTCGGTGCTGGGATGCCATACTCGTCCTTGACGCGTCGGTCGCTCGAGCTATCGATGAAGCTTCCCCTGCTGCGTGTGCTCCTCTTGCGACCAAAGTATGAGGTCTttgtcttgctgctgtccttgCCAGCGGCACCACCGATGCAGACCAAGACTGCGGCGATGAAGAGGGCTGCGACTGATCCCCATGTGAAACCGTAGGCGTAGCGTCCGAGGCTGGCCTCTTGGCCGTTGGAGTTGAGCTGGTTGCGGGCTCGGACAGTCCAGGCACTGCGATGTTGTTAGCGACGCGTTCATTGCAGAGGCGGATCGAACTACTCACGTCAtcaatgcagcagcaacagcttgcATCATGAAGGCAATCAGGCCGAACAAGCCAGTCAGGTATGCTCCAAGACGCGCGCAGATGGCGAGCACGCTGATGAAGAAGGTGACGACCGAGAAGAACAGAGCAATCAGGTAGAAAGCCCAGGCGACGCGGCtgagatagtagtaggagtTGTTGTCGAGGAATGGCTCTGGCACGCCAGTCTCAGTGCCAAAGTTTCTCGCGAGGTCGAAAGGAATAGCAGCGCGCTTTGGGCCACAGTCGACATTTCGGCTGCCATCAGCACCGCAGATGGCGAGGTAGGTCCATCGCGCTGGGTTGCGGTATTGGTCGTTGCCGTTCGAGATGCCGTTTGTTGTCGACTGCAGGAAGTAGACCAGGTTCAATGGCGATGGGTTGAGGCCGGACAGAATGATGAAGAATTGCAGGACGATGGCACCAGCGGTCAGGACGAGCGCCgtgatggcgaggatggGGCCTGCATATGATATGAGCTGCTGTTTGCGAAGGTGCTGTCAGTGTTGCAGGTGTTACTCACGTGCGCCTGCCATTGCAGACTACAGTGTCGCTGGTGGGAGGGCTGACAGGGGAATGCCAGAGACGGGCTCGTGCCTTTGTTGTCGTGTGGCTCGCTGTAGTTCGTCCTGAAACCgagagccagcagcagcagcagcagcaaagcgaGGACGAGGTCGGACAGTGGCAGGATTAAAGCTGTCGGCGAGTAGCGCGCAGCCGGCAGGTTTGTATGACCTTAGCCTGTGCCGTGGGAGGGTGACGTGGGCGCTGCTGGTGACCAGAGCGACGCTGTGGCTTTGACGCTTGGTTTTACACTTTACCGGCGTGACAATGACGTCTCGCGAAGCCACGGCCGGAGTATTGCGATCAGCCCAATTCCCACCTCCTATCCAAACCGTTCCCAACGAAAGAGGGCACTTTGCCAAATGTGACAGGTGAATATGGTCTACTCGAAAAGTGCAGTGCGAGAAGAAGGTCAGCGTCAAAGAAGTCAGCATTCCTCACGCTGGAGACAATGCCATCCATCCTTGTGCAAGCTCCCAGAGCTCCAGAGTCGCGTTGCTAGGAAGCCTGGTGACGTAGCGCACCTCGCGCCAACCAGATCTAGCTGCGGCCAGCTCGGGCCACCACCGTTGCCAAGTTGCACTGAGCGCGCATATCGATCGACTGTTCATTGGCCATGTCCCAGACCGACAGACAACCGTCGCTGTACGCAGAAGTCGGACCGTGGTGGCTATCGAAGTGAATTGAGCAGAATTCGACAAATGATATTGTAGCCTCTGAACATGAGCCTAGGTGTGCAGATGGAATGATATCCAGAAAAGGCAGCGTGGATGGTGAGACGGCAGCCGAACGATCGGGAAAGCGCCTGCTCCCCCCCGGATCACCAACAGGCTTCTGCTCTCCTCGGCCCTTACGCGCCAGCCAATCCAGTGACATCGGAGCTTTCTGCCTCTGATGCACAAAACGGTATAGCTGACAATGACAACATTACTCTGGCCGCCCATTCCGCCCGAGGATCTGGCCCGCGAAGAGCAGGAAACACTTGCTAGCGAGTTGGAATGGCTTCTGGGATCGCTGCAGGACACGCTCAAGTCCCTGAAAGAAGGGTTGGAAGAGTGCGCTGAATTGCTTGCGCCCAAAGAACCGGGCTCGACGCTTGTGCTATCATCCCTCAGATCAGAGAGTCTGAAAGGGTTCATCACGCGAGTGGGCACGCGCATAGTCAAGGGCGATGTGCAGCTGCGACTGCCATCTCTGCCACCGCCAAAAGGTCAGAGCAGCTACAAGCTGACAATCTCTTCTCTACCAACCGCGCCAACTATCGTGCTCGAGCAACTGACCACAGCACGAACACTCATCAACGCGTGTCTGGATGTGGTCGACGCTACACTATGGACAGGCGACAGCACGAACGCGGACTTCATTTCTGGACAACTGCGACTGCTGCATGGCAACATTGAGGAAGCTAAGAACTCCTTGAAAGGATGGACAGAGAGCCAGAAGCCGTGGCATGAGGTGCCGCTAGACGAAAACGCCTTCAATCCACCTCTCCCCGCCTACGTGTCCTTCCACCTGTCCATATCCGAAGCCGCGGTTCTGCTCAACGTCCGAACGCTCGAACTTGCCGATCCACATACGGGCACAAACACGCCTTTAGGCATTCCGGGGTCATCGTTCAGTGGCTTCGGTCTGCGCGAAAGACTTGCCACCGCGCTGGGAGGGCCTAGGCAGGCTGGTCACGATGAGGCGCACGAAGTCTTCACATACAAAGGTCAAGAGGTTCGCGTGCGAGACAAAGTAAGGATCGAATCGCAAGATCCAAGCCTGATGGCAGCAATGGCCAAACTTGGAGCTTTGGAGCGGAATGTTGCATTGTCAAGACGAGCACTGGATGTGGTCATGGGCAAAGATCAGGAAGATGTGTGAGAAGATTGGTTCGCTGTACGGCGCACAAGGATATCTACAAGCCAAAGATACTGATATGCTATCAAAACCCATCTCCACGGCATGTCTGGGTCTCGTCTGTTTCTCCACGGTCGGGCCACAAAGAAACCACGTGCTAGCGGGCTTCTCCGGATTTCCGTCCACGGCGCCGATAACGCAACTCGAAGATTATCAATGCGCGGCTACTGGCTGGCCAACAATTTTTATCTCCATTGTCAGAACGCATTGCCTTTGCCACACCCTGTTCTTTGGAGATACCAGATCGTGAGCGATTGCAGAGATAGTGCATACTGTACATCAAGTGTGTCGTGCCCACACGACCAGGCTTGAACAATTGACATTGTTCTTGCGCAAATTACACCGGCATGTCGCCCGCATTACTCACAGCAGTAGATTCCACTGCACATGTACACCTGATCGTCGGCTCGAATCCACTCGCAGGAGCACGAATAAGTCGATCGCTCGAGGTTGGCGCAACGCCGATCCTTATCGCTCCCGAATCTGCAACGCTACACTACGGCCTTGCGAAACGGATAGAAGAGCATGCTGTACAATGGGTGAAGCGCGACTTTGAAGAGACGGACCTCACGACATTGGGGCGAGATGAAGTCGACCATGTCGTAGACGCAGTCTTTGTAACAGCAGGTGGCAAAAGTGCGGTTGGTACCAGGATATCTACACTGTGCCGAAGACTGCGAATTCCAGTCAATGTAGCAGATGCGCCGAATCTCTGCACATTCACGTTGCTATCAACACACAATTCTGGTCCACTGCAAGTTGGCGTCACGACGTCCGGGAAGGGCTGCAAGCTCGCATCACGCATCAGAAGAGAaatcgctgctgcactgcCCAATGACCTTGGACCTGCTGTGGACCGCCTCGGCACTGTGAGGAGAAAGATTTGGGAGCAAGATCATGCTAGTGAGGCTGGTGGCGATCTTGaagcagaggatgaagagactGGACAAACGGCGACATTCAACAAACTTGTACTGCCATCAGACGCTGAAGCCGCGAAAGCTCGACGGATGAGGTGGCTATCACAAATTTGCGAGTATTGGCCACTGCGACGTCTCGCTGCGATTACCGATGAGGACGTGGAGCAGATATTGCAGGCTTACAAACAGGAAGCACAAAACATACAGCTGGGTGAGACAAAGCCTCCATTGAGTACGACAATGCTCGACTCTCGCCGGAACCAGGGTCGTATTATCTTGGCCGGCTCTGGCCCTGGACATCCGGATTTGCTCACAACTGCCACGCTCAAAGCCATTCGTGGCGCCGATCTCATTCTTGCCGACAAATTAGTACCTGCGCCTGTGCTCGAACTCGTGCCCCGCCGAACGCCCATTCAGATCGCCCGCAAGTTCCCTGGCAATGCAGATCAAGCGCAAGATGAGCTTCATCGTCTCGGTCTCGAAGCCATGCAGCAGGGCAAGACTGTTTTGCGACTAAAGCAAGGCGACCCGTATCTGTACGGCCGTGGTGCAGAGGAAGTGGCTTTCTTCAGGGAACATGGTTACGAGGCTATTGTCCTACCTGGCATAACTTCTTCCCTCAGTGCTCCTCTGTTTGCACAAATACCTGCCACGCATCGTTCGGTTAGCGATCAGATCTTGATCTGCACGGGCACTGGCAGAAAGGGAGCGAGTCCAAATCCGCCGGAATACCTGAGCAACCAAACTGTGGTTTTTCTCATGGCTTTGCACAGGTTACAAGATCTGATCACTAGTCTCGTTGAACATAAGACGAGCGCATACCCTTTGACGACTCCTTGTGCTGTTATCGAGCGTGCTTCGTGCCCAGATCAGAGAGTTATCAGAACGACCCTTGAGCACGTTATTGCTGCgatcgaagaggaagggAGCAGACCACCTGGACTCCTTGTTGTCGGTGCTTCGTGCGAAGTCTTGAAGAAGAGTCCGCAGAAGTGGGTAGTCGAGGATGGCTTTCAAGGTCTCGATGCGCTCGATTCGCTTGGAGAGAGTGGGAGAGGACTTGATGGGCTACGAGACGCGCTCTTGACGCCTGGTGTGGAAGAGCCCGTCAAGACGCTGACTGCCCCTGTGACGGTATAAAGTTGAAATAGAGGACATTTCTAGACGAGAACAATAGATCTGCTCTGCAGTCATGACACTTTCGCACTCAACCTACAAATTCCACGCGCATACTTTAGCATCTGTCTCGGCGAACGTGGTTGCGGCTGCTCATGTGTGCTCTTGCCGTCTGCAAAAACATGAAACCAAGATTTGGGGGTCATTGAGATGGACGAAGGAAGCAGCCAATAATTGACGCGACACCTCTCAATGGGCCAGGTCAAGTACTCGGTCGGAATCTCTCGTTCCGACTTCGTCCCAATGCAATGCCTCGACTGAGCTGTTTCCGCAAACTCTGGCAAGGAAGTGCTCGGAATTAGCTACCACAATGGCCATGCCGACGAATGCCGACCGCTCCACCAGCAGTTGCCGACACCACTTGCTCTTTTTACCACCCATTGCTATAGGTAAAACCGTGGCCTCTGCCCCTCCTTCCCAAGTTCAAACATCATACAAACGAAACAACAAAATGAAGCTCCTCTACCCAACCTCACTAGAACTGAACGTCGACTCCTTCAAAGGTTTCGCAACAGAATACCACCCATACAACGTGAAAGAGCCAATCCCAGATGACCTCATCGACGCCGAGATTCTGATAACTTGGACCAACACAGCAGATAACCTCAAAGATGCCGCTTCACGAATGAAGAACCTGAAATGGATTCAATCCCTCGCTGCTGGACCGAATGATGTTTTCAATGCCGGTTTCTCGAAAGATATCACCGTCACCACCGGCTCGAGCTTACACGATTACACTGTTGCCGAGCACACTCTTGCCTTACTCCTCAATGCCGCGAGAAAGTTCTATGAGATGAGGGATTACCAGTCACAAGGAAAGTGGCCTGGACATCTTGGAGGACCGCAGCCGGATCGTCCGAAAGGGAAGTTTACGAGTTTGAGAGACGCGAATGTTTTGATTTGGGGTTATGGGAATATTGCCAAGGCTTTGACGCCACATTTGGTTAGTTTGGGGGCGAATGTTACTGGTGTTGCGAGGTCGGCTGGTGTACGAAATGGGGTGGAAGTTATTGATGAGCAAGCTCTTGAGCAGCAGTTGAAGAAGACTGATGCTCTGGTTATGATTTTGCCGGGAAGTGATAGTACGAAGAATGCGTTGAATAAGGAGCGGTTGGCGGCGCTGCCGGATCATGCTTGGGTGGTTAATGTTGGGCGTGGGACGAGTGTGGATGAGGAGGCTTTGGCTGATGCGTTGGATGCTGGGACGATTGGTGGGGCGGCGTTGGATGTTTTTGTGCAGGAGCCTTTGCAGACGGAGTCGAGATTGTGGAAGACGCCGAATACGATTATTAGTCCTCATGCTGCTGGAGGGCGGCCGCAGGGAGCTGAGGGGTTGATTTCGGAGAACTTGAGGAGGTTCATGTCTGGTCAAGAGCTCAGGAATATCGCTTGACTCGGGGTTCGTGGAGTTCATGAGCGTGCCAAGCTTTGAGGTATGGCATGGCGCATCTGGACTTCACTTGTTGAGTATTCTGGTTGGTGAATAAGATTGATCAATTACAGGCTTTGGTCGTTGCAGGATTTCACAACGGCCATGATAGGCCTTTCGAGTACAAGAAGCAGAATACGTACTTCGTATGTAGAAGGGACTAAAAGATCATTGGAAACGTCATTTGACTGACCTAGGCTCGCCCCAGACAACATCATATCTGAAACACCCTTCTCAAGCATCACCTTTCACCCAGCTTAGAGGCTCTGCCTGCACTGCTTTATCTTCCAGGCCTGGCTGGGTCTTAAGTTTCCCATTTCGACAGGAATAAACTACAATCCCAGACGGGCTTACCATGTGGCCGCGATCAGCGATATGGTGATTACCATCCCAACCAGCAAACCTTCAGAACGTCCACATTCCCATGAGAGCTACTCCGGTCCATTATAGGATACAGCATGCCAAGAGCCCTAGGCTTTGGCTGAAGAGCTTGCAGGGAACATGAAGCTTGTAAAATTAGCATACCATGGCCGCCGATGATTGCCGGACAAGGGAGCAATGGTATGACAAGGACTTCAGGAGCACGTCCACGTTCAGACATCGCGAACAAATCTCTGAGCAGCGCGTGTCTCGTAGGGTCAGAATACATTCTTCCACCATCGCCAGCGGAGATCCAAATCATCGACACATCGCCCAACATGCATGCTCGCCATttcctcgcagcagcagctgcactcGCAACCTCAACGACAGCCCAAACCTGGGAAAACGACATGGCCACAGACGTTACCCGCCGACCGGTCTCCGCAAGCCTCATGAACATCACCTTCTCCGACGCGAACAGCCGGAACTGCGGCAACGATAGTTCCAACGCCCTCACAATCGCCATCCGAACAATCCCCCAAGACCGCGTCTGCTTCAACCTCGGAAACACCTTCAGCGATCCCACCGCAACCTACTCCATGCGAGGCCTCGACTGCAAAGACAACACAATCTGCGGCGTAAACTACACAATCGTCGCCTCAGATTTCAGCACGAGTGTGAATTATAGTCAAATCGGTTATACGCAAATTAGTAATCCTtttgcggaggaggaggaacagAGGGCGATGGGTGGGAGATTGGAATTTCATGTTTATAATGCGGCGAATTGTAAAGAGGATGATGGGGTGAGGAGTCGGGGGTGGGA
It contains:
- a CDS encoding uncharacterized protein (antiSMASH:Cluster_6~SMCOG1072:dehydrogenase); amino-acid sequence: MKLLYPTSLELNVDSFKGFATEYHPYNVKEPIPDDLIDAEILITWTNTADNLKDAASRMKNLKWIQSLAAGPNDVFNAGFSKDITVTTGSSLHDYTVAEHTLALLLNAARKFYEMRDYQSQGKWPGHLGGPQPDRPKGKFTSLRDANVLIWGYGNIAKALTPHLVSLGANVTGVARSAGVRNGVEVIDEQALEQQLKKTDALVMILPGSDSTKNALNKERLAALPDHAWVVNVGRGTSVDEEALADALDAGTIGGAALDVFVQEPLQTESRLWKTPNTIISPHAAGGRPQGAEGLISENLRRFMSGQELRNIA
- a CDS encoding uncharacterized protein (antiSMASH:Cluster_6), with product MSPALLTAVDSTAHVHLIVGSNPLAGARISRSLEVGATPILIAPESATLHYGLAKRIEEHAVQWVKRDFEETDLTTLGRDEVDHVVDAVFVTAGGKSAVGTRISTLCRRLRIPVNVADAPNLCTFTLLSTHNSGPLQVGVTTSGKGCKLASRIRREIAAALPNDLGPAVDRLGTVRRKIWEQDHASEAGGDLEAEDEETGQTATFNKLVLPSDAEAAKARRMRWLSQICEYWPLRRLAAITDEDVEQILQAYKQEAQNIQLGETKPPLSTTMLDSRRNQGRIILAGSGPGHPDLLTTATLKAIRGADLILADKLVPAPVLELVPRRTPIQIARKFPGNADQAQDELHRLGLEAMQQGKTVLRLKQGDPYLYGRGAEEVAFFREHGYEAIVLPGITSSLSAPLFAQIPATHRSVSDQILICTGTGRKGASPNPPEYLSNQTVVFLMALHRLQDLITSLVEHKTSAYPLTTPCAVIERASCPDQRVIRTTLEHVIAAIEEEGSRPPGLLVVGASCEVLKKSPQKWVVEDGFQGLDALDSLGESGRGLDGLRDALLTPGVEEPVKTLTAPVTV
- a CDS encoding uncharacterized protein (antiSMASH:Cluster_6), whose protein sequence is MHARHFLAAAAALATSTTAQTWENDMATDVTRRPVSASLMNITFSDANSRNCGNDSSNALTIAIRTIPQDRVCFNLGNTFSDPTATYSMRGLDCKDNTICGVNYTIVASDFSTSVNYSQIGYTQISNPFAEEEEQRAMGGRLEFHVYNAANCKEDDGVRSRGWDCLDEEVQCSTMPFAVQSFSVAMTDPKDVGQSSCAVAKVSGAERRVVRSWATSSGVAVVVGILLGFGYLS